From a region of the Mycobacterium intracellulare ATCC 13950 genome:
- a CDS encoding putative holin encodes MIPLPRPWLLAGAMLIGSAVGALACVAYTVVVHASVRPDIAIASVVGIPSVVGLTMILFSGRRWVTALGAFILAAAPGWFGVLVALRVTAGA; translated from the coding sequence GTGATTCCCCTGCCCCGTCCCTGGTTACTGGCCGGCGCCATGCTGATCGGAAGCGCGGTCGGGGCCCTGGCGTGCGTGGCGTACACCGTCGTGGTCCACGCCAGCGTCCGCCCGGACATCGCGATCGCGTCGGTGGTCGGCATCCCCAGCGTCGTCGGACTGACGATGATCCTGTTCTCCGGGCGCCGCTGGGTCACCGCGCTGGGCGCGTTCATCCTGGCGGCGGCGCCGGGCTGGTTCGGTGTGCTCGTCGCGTTGCGGGTGACCGCCGGTGCCTGA
- a CDS encoding DUF779 domain-containing protein, producing MRGSGAKGLAPAGVAITAPAAEVLTRLQAAHGPVMFHQSGGCCDGSSPMCYPLGDFLVGDRDVLLGVLDVGPDGVPVWISGPQYAAHYRDKHTQLVIDVVPGRGGGFSLEAPDGVRFLSRGRVFTAEEQASLAGAPVITGAGYERGERPATRGPVVAGAGAQTCPAPR from the coding sequence ATGAGGGGGAGCGGCGCCAAGGGTCTCGCGCCCGCCGGAGTGGCCATCACCGCCCCGGCCGCCGAGGTGCTGACGCGGCTGCAGGCGGCGCACGGCCCGGTGATGTTCCACCAGTCCGGCGGCTGCTGCGACGGCTCGTCGCCGATGTGCTACCCGCTCGGCGACTTCCTGGTCGGCGATCGCGACGTCCTGCTCGGCGTGCTCGACGTCGGACCCGACGGGGTGCCGGTGTGGATTTCGGGCCCGCAGTACGCGGCCCACTATCGCGACAAGCACACCCAGTTGGTGATCGACGTGGTGCCCGGCCGCGGCGGCGGGTTCAGCCTGGAGGCACCCGACGGCGTCCGGTTCCTGTCCCGCGGCCGCGTCTTCACCGCCGAAGAACAGGCGTCTTTGGCCGGCGCGCCGGTCATCACGGGCGCCGGTTACGAGCGGGGTGAACGGCCCGCGACACGCGGTCCGGTGGTGGCCGGCGCGGGCGCGCAGACATGCCCTGCGCCTCGGTGA
- the exaC gene encoding acetaldehyde dehydrogenase ExaC — protein MTVFARPGAAGALMSYESRYENFIGGQWVPPARGRYFENPTPVTGQTFCEVARSDEADVDKALDAAHAAAPAWGKTAPAERAAILNKIADRIDEHTAALAVAEVWDNGKPIREALAADIPLAADHFRYFAAALRAQEGSLSQIDDDTVAYHFHEPLGVVGQIIPWNFPILMGAWKLAPALAAGNAVVLKPAEQTPVSVLYLMSLIGDLLPPGVINVVSGFGAEAGKPLASSNRIAKIAFTGETTTGRLIMQYASQNLIPVTLELGGKSPNIFFSDVMAKADDYQDKALEGFTMFALNQGEVCTCPSRSLVQADIYDEFLELAAIRTKAVRQGDPLDSETMLGSQASNDQLEKVLSYIEIGKDEGAKVITGGERAELGGDLSGGFYMQPTILGGDNSMRVFQEEIFGPVVAVTSFSDYDDAMSIANDTLYGLGAGVWSRDGNTAYRAGRDIQAGRVWVNCYHVYPAHAAFGGYKQSGIGRENHKMMLDHYQQTKNMLVSYSEKAQGFF, from the coding sequence GTGACCGTTTTCGCACGTCCAGGTGCCGCCGGGGCGTTGATGTCGTATGAGTCTCGCTACGAGAACTTCATCGGGGGGCAGTGGGTTCCGCCGGCGCGGGGGCGCTACTTCGAGAACCCGACACCGGTCACCGGCCAGACGTTCTGCGAGGTGGCCCGTTCGGATGAGGCCGACGTCGACAAGGCGCTCGACGCCGCCCACGCGGCCGCGCCGGCGTGGGGTAAGACGGCGCCGGCCGAGCGCGCCGCGATCCTGAACAAGATCGCCGACCGCATCGACGAACACACCGCCGCGCTGGCGGTGGCCGAGGTCTGGGACAACGGCAAGCCGATCCGCGAGGCGCTGGCCGCCGACATCCCCTTGGCGGCCGACCACTTCCGGTACTTCGCCGCGGCGCTGCGCGCCCAGGAGGGCTCGCTGAGCCAGATCGACGACGACACCGTCGCCTACCACTTCCACGAGCCGCTCGGCGTGGTCGGGCAGATCATCCCGTGGAACTTCCCCATCCTGATGGGCGCCTGGAAGCTGGCGCCCGCGTTGGCCGCCGGCAACGCGGTGGTGCTCAAACCCGCTGAGCAGACGCCGGTTTCGGTGCTCTACCTGATGTCGCTGATCGGCGACCTGCTGCCGCCCGGGGTGATCAACGTCGTCAGCGGGTTCGGCGCCGAGGCCGGTAAGCCGCTGGCATCGAGCAACCGGATCGCCAAGATCGCGTTCACCGGCGAGACCACCACGGGGCGACTGATCATGCAGTACGCGTCGCAGAACCTGATCCCGGTCACCCTCGAACTCGGGGGCAAGAGCCCCAACATCTTCTTCTCCGATGTGATGGCCAAGGCCGACGACTATCAGGACAAGGCGCTGGAGGGCTTCACGATGTTCGCCCTCAACCAGGGCGAGGTGTGCACCTGCCCGTCGCGCAGCCTGGTCCAGGCCGACATCTACGACGAGTTCCTGGAGCTGGCCGCGATCCGCACCAAGGCGGTCCGGCAGGGCGACCCGCTGGACTCCGAGACCATGCTGGGGTCGCAGGCGTCCAACGACCAGCTGGAAAAGGTGTTGTCCTACATCGAAATCGGCAAGGACGAGGGCGCCAAGGTGATCACCGGAGGCGAACGCGCCGAGCTCGGCGGCGACCTGTCCGGCGGCTTCTACATGCAGCCCACCATCCTGGGCGGCGACAACTCGATGCGGGTCTTCCAGGAGGAGATCTTCGGGCCGGTGGTGGCGGTGACGTCGTTCTCCGATTACGACGACGCGATGTCGATCGCCAACGACACCCTCTACGGCCTGGGGGCGGGGGTGTGGAGCCGCGACGGCAACACCGCCTACCGGGCCGGGCGCGACATCCAGGCCGGCCGGGTGTGGGTGAACTGCTACCACGTCTATCCCGCCCACGCGGCGTTCGGCGGCTACAAGCAGTCCGGCATCGGCCGGGAGAACCACAAGATGATGCTGGACCACTATCAGCAGACCAAGAACATGCTGGTGTCCTACTCCGAGAAGGCGCAAGGGTTCTTCTGA
- a CDS encoding prolyl oligopeptidase family serine peptidase, with protein sequence MASNASTTPHARTDPQDSEDPYLWLEDVTGDEALDWVRARNEPTLARFRDTDFERMRTEALEVLDTDARIPYVVRRGEYLYNFWRDAANPRGLWRRTTLDSYRTDTPEWDVLIDVDELGRADGEKWVWAGAAVIYPEYTRALVSLSRGGSDASIVREFDMLTREFVTDGFELPEAKSQVSWEDPDTVLVGTDFGPDTLTDSGYPRVVKRWRRGTPLAEAETVFEGARSDVNVAASASRIPGYERTLIGRALDFWNEELYELRGPELIRIDTPTDASVSLHREWLLVELRSDWFFGGTTYGAGSLLAADYEEFLAGTAQLQVVFEPDEHTALNHYAWTRDRLVIVSLVDVASRVEIVTPSRPSGDDPLRPAPPRLRSSRASGDDPLRPAPPRLRSSRASWRREPVAGIPAATNTVVVSADDTGDEFFLDSSGFDTPSRLMRGTDDGALEQLKSAPAFFDAENISVTQNFVKSKDGTPIPYFVVRPAGPASDGPAPTLLYGYGGFESSNTPGYSGVLGRLWLARGGTYVLANIRGGGEYGPEWHTQAIREGRHKVAEDFAAVATDLVDRGITRVEQLGAQGGSNGGLLMGIMLTQYPEKFGALVCSVPLLDMKRYHLLLAGASWVAEYGDPDNPDDWKFIAEYSPYQNISATRRYPPVLMTTSTRDDRVHPGHARKMTAALEAAGHPVFYYENIEGGHAGAADNEQVAFKSALTYSFLWQMLGGRTQS encoded by the coding sequence ATGGCTTCCAACGCTTCCACGACGCCGCACGCGCGCACCGACCCTCAGGACAGCGAAGACCCCTACCTCTGGCTCGAGGACGTCACCGGCGACGAGGCGCTGGATTGGGTGCGGGCGCGCAACGAGCCGACGCTGGCGCGCTTCCGCGACACCGATTTCGAGCGGATGCGCACCGAGGCGCTCGAGGTGCTCGACACCGACGCCCGCATCCCCTACGTGGTGCGCCGCGGCGAGTACCTCTACAACTTCTGGCGTGACGCGGCCAACCCCCGCGGGCTGTGGCGGCGCACCACGCTGGACAGCTACCGCACCGATACCCCCGAGTGGGACGTGCTGATCGACGTCGACGAACTGGGCCGGGCCGACGGCGAGAAATGGGTGTGGGCCGGCGCCGCCGTCATCTACCCCGAGTACACCCGCGCGCTGGTCAGCCTCTCCCGCGGCGGCTCGGACGCCTCGATCGTGCGCGAATTCGACATGCTGACAAGGGAATTCGTCACCGACGGATTCGAACTTCCGGAAGCCAAGTCGCAGGTCAGCTGGGAAGACCCCGACACCGTCCTGGTCGGCACCGACTTCGGGCCCGACACGCTCACCGATTCGGGCTACCCGCGGGTGGTCAAGCGGTGGCGCCGGGGCACACCCCTGGCCGAGGCCGAGACCGTCTTCGAGGGCGCCCGTTCCGACGTGAACGTGGCGGCCAGCGCCAGCCGGATCCCCGGGTACGAGCGCACCCTGATCGGGCGGGCGCTGGACTTCTGGAACGAAGAACTCTACGAGCTGCGCGGCCCGGAGCTCATCCGCATCGATACCCCCACCGACGCCAGCGTGAGCCTGCACCGCGAATGGCTGCTGGTCGAGCTGCGCAGCGATTGGTTCTTCGGCGGCACCACCTATGGCGCCGGGTCGCTGCTGGCCGCCGACTACGAGGAATTCCTCGCCGGCACAGCGCAATTGCAGGTGGTCTTCGAACCCGACGAACACACGGCGCTCAACCACTACGCGTGGACCCGCGACCGGCTGGTGATCGTCTCGCTGGTGGACGTGGCCAGTCGCGTCGAGATCGTCACGCCGTCACGGCCATCGGGTGACGACCCGCTGCGCCCGGCTCCGCCGCGCTTGCGATCGTCACGGGCATCGGGTGACGACCCGCTGCGCCCGGCTCCGCCGCGCTTGCGATCGTCACGGGCATCCTGGCGCCGCGAACCCGTGGCCGGGATCCCGGCCGCCACCAACACCGTCGTCGTCTCCGCCGACGACACCGGCGACGAGTTCTTCCTGGATTCCAGTGGATTCGACACACCGTCCCGGCTGATGCGGGGCACCGACGACGGGGCCCTCGAACAGCTCAAGTCCGCCCCGGCGTTCTTCGATGCCGAAAACATCTCCGTGACACAGAACTTCGTGAAGTCGAAGGACGGCACGCCGATCCCCTACTTCGTGGTCCGGCCCGCCGGCCCGGCGTCCGACGGACCGGCGCCCACCCTGCTCTACGGCTACGGCGGATTCGAATCGTCGAACACGCCCGGTTACAGCGGCGTGCTGGGGCGGCTGTGGCTGGCCCGCGGCGGCACGTACGTGTTGGCCAACATCCGCGGCGGCGGCGAATACGGTCCCGAGTGGCACACCCAGGCGATACGTGAGGGCCGGCACAAGGTCGCCGAGGACTTCGCCGCCGTGGCAACCGATTTGGTGGACCGCGGCATCACACGCGTCGAGCAGCTCGGCGCGCAGGGCGGCAGCAACGGCGGCCTGCTGATGGGCATCATGCTGACCCAGTACCCGGAAAAATTCGGCGCGCTGGTGTGCAGCGTCCCGCTGCTGGACATGAAGCGCTACCACCTGCTGCTGGCCGGCGCGTCGTGGGTGGCCGAGTACGGTGACCCGGACAACCCCGACGATTGGAAATTCATCGCCGAATACTCGCCCTACCAAAACATTTCGGCGACGCGCCGGTACCCGCCGGTGCTGATGACCACGTCCACCCGCGACGACCGGGTGCATCCGGGGCACGCCCGCAAGATGACCGCGGCCCTCGAGGCCGCCGGCCACCCGGTGTTCTACTACGAGAACATCGAGGGCGGCCACGCCGGTGCGGCCGACAACGAGCAGGTCGCCTTCAAGTCGGCGCTGACCTACTCGTTCCTATGGCAGATGCTGGGCGGGCGCACGCAGTCATAG
- a CDS encoding crotonase/enoyl-CoA hydratase family protein gives MPSSDFQTLLYRTAGPVATITLNRPEQLNTIVPPMPDEIEAAVGLAERDPAVKVIVLRGAGRAFSGGYDFGGGFQHWGESMMSDGKWDPGKDFAMVSARETGPTQKFMAIWRASKPVIAQVHGWCVGGASDYALCADLVIASEDAVIGTPYSRMWGAYLTGMWLYRLSLAKVKWHSLTGRPLTGVQAAEIELINEAVPFERLEARVAEIAAELAQIPLSQLQAQKLIVNQAYENMGLASTQTLGGILDGLMRNTPDALGFIKIAEDEGVRAAVERRDGPFGDYSQAPPELRPDPSHVIVPDRD, from the coding sequence ATGCCAAGCAGCGACTTCCAGACCCTGCTCTACCGCACGGCCGGCCCCGTGGCCACCATCACGCTGAACCGGCCCGAACAGCTGAACACGATCGTGCCGCCCATGCCCGACGAGATCGAGGCCGCGGTCGGCCTGGCCGAGCGCGACCCGGCCGTCAAGGTCATCGTGCTGCGCGGGGCGGGCCGGGCGTTCTCCGGCGGCTACGACTTCGGCGGCGGTTTCCAGCACTGGGGCGAGTCCATGATGAGCGACGGGAAGTGGGATCCCGGCAAGGACTTCGCGATGGTCAGCGCCCGCGAGACCGGGCCGACGCAAAAGTTCATGGCCATCTGGCGGGCGTCCAAACCGGTGATCGCCCAGGTGCACGGCTGGTGCGTGGGCGGTGCCAGCGACTACGCGCTGTGCGCCGATCTCGTCATCGCCAGCGAGGACGCCGTGATCGGCACCCCCTACAGCAGGATGTGGGGCGCGTACCTGACCGGGATGTGGCTCTACCGGCTGAGCCTGGCCAAGGTGAAGTGGCACTCGCTGACCGGGCGTCCCCTGACCGGCGTGCAGGCCGCGGAGATCGAGCTGATCAACGAGGCGGTGCCCTTCGAGCGCCTCGAAGCGCGGGTGGCCGAGATCGCGGCCGAACTGGCGCAGATCCCCTTGTCGCAGTTGCAGGCGCAAAAGCTGATCGTCAACCAGGCCTACGAGAACATGGGCCTGGCCTCCACCCAGACGCTGGGCGGCATCCTCGACGGCCTGATGCGCAATACGCCCGACGCCCTGGGCTTCATCAAGATCGCGGAGGACGAGGGCGTGCGCGCCGCCGTCGAGCGTCGCGACGGCCCGTTCGGGGACTACAGCCAGGCCCCGCCGGAGCTGCGGCCGGACCCGTCACACGTCATCGTCCCTGATCGGGACTGA
- a CDS encoding DUF5078 domain-containing protein translates to MSRLSTGLRAGAVFLALGVTAAIFPSTAVADSTEDFPIPRRMINTTCDAEQILAATRDTSPVYYQRYMIDFNNHPNVNQAAIDKAHWFYALSPADRRNYSENFYAPQADPLWLAWPNHMKIFWNNKGVVAKATDICNTYPPGDMSVWNWS, encoded by the coding sequence ATGTCTCGGCTGAGTACCGGCCTGCGTGCAGGCGCTGTGTTCCTTGCTCTGGGTGTTACCGCTGCGATCTTCCCGTCGACCGCGGTAGCCGACTCCACGGAGGACTTCCCGATCCCCCGCCGGATGATCAACACCACATGTGATGCCGAGCAGATCCTGGCGGCAACCCGGGACACCAGCCCGGTGTACTACCAGCGCTACATGATCGACTTCAACAACCACCCCAACGTGAACCAGGCCGCCATCGACAAGGCCCACTGGTTCTATGCGTTGTCGCCGGCCGACCGCCGGAACTACTCCGAGAACTTCTATGCGCCACAGGCCGATCCGCTGTGGTTGGCCTGGCCCAACCACATGAAGATCTTCTGGAACAACAAGGGCGTGGTCGCCAAGGCCACCGACATCTGCAACACCTACCCGCCCGGCGACATGTCGGTGTGGAACTGGTCGTAA
- a CDS encoding superoxide dismutase, producing the protein MPHYVLPDLTYDYGALEPAISGEIMQLHHDAHHAAYVKGANSTVDQLAEARAERNLAHLPGLERTLAFHLAGHALHSIFWTNLSPEAAERPEGELAAAIDEFFGGFEAFRAEMTGATSSVQGSGWGALAWDPIGRRLVVHQIHDHHISVAITSTPLLVFDAWEHAFYLQYRNVKADYVDRLWSIVNWADVAVRFEAARRGDLSGLRSSDEIGGAR; encoded by the coding sequence ATGCCCCACTACGTCCTGCCCGACCTGACCTATGACTACGGTGCGCTCGAGCCCGCGATCAGCGGCGAGATCATGCAGCTGCACCACGACGCGCATCACGCCGCCTACGTCAAGGGCGCCAACTCGACCGTCGACCAGCTCGCCGAGGCGCGTGCCGAGCGCAACCTCGCCCACTTGCCGGGCCTGGAGCGGACGCTGGCGTTTCACCTCGCCGGCCATGCCTTGCACTCGATCTTTTGGACGAATCTCTCGCCGGAGGCCGCCGAAAGGCCCGAGGGGGAACTGGCCGCCGCCATCGACGAGTTCTTCGGCGGATTCGAGGCGTTCCGCGCCGAGATGACCGGGGCCACCTCCAGCGTGCAGGGCTCGGGGTGGGGCGCGCTGGCGTGGGACCCGATCGGGCGTCGTCTGGTCGTGCACCAGATTCACGATCACCACATCAGCGTGGCGATCACCAGCACTCCGCTGCTGGTGTTCGACGCCTGGGAGCACGCGTTCTACCTGCAGTACCGCAACGTCAAGGCCGACTACGTCGACAGGCTGTGGTCCATCGTGAATTGGGCCGACGTCGCCGTCCGCTTCGAGGCCGCTCGCCGCGGCGACCTGTCCGGGCTACGCAGCAGCGACGAGATCGGCGGCGCGCGATGA
- the nrdF gene encoding class 1b ribonucleoside-diphosphate reductase subunit beta, translated as MSIRSVDRMRAVNWNRLPDPKDAQVWDRLTGNFWLPEKVPLSNDSASWQTLTAQEQQTTVRVFTGLTLLDTTQATVGAVSMIADAVTPHEEAVLTNIAFMESVHAKSYSSIFSTLCSTRQIDDAFDWSERNPHLQRKAQIVVDYYRGDDALKRKAASVMLESFLFYSGFYLPMYWSSRGKLTNTADIIRLIIRDEAVHGFYIGYKCQRGLAELSEPERSGHREYTYELLNALYTNEIDYAHDLYDGLGWTDDVLPYMRFNANRALANLGYEPMFGPSDCRVNPAVLSALDPGAGENHDFFSGSGSSYVIGSHQATEDADWDF; from the coding sequence ATGAGCATCCGATCGGTGGATCGAATGCGGGCGGTCAACTGGAATCGCCTGCCCGACCCCAAGGACGCGCAGGTATGGGATCGGCTGACGGGCAACTTCTGGCTGCCGGAGAAGGTGCCGCTGTCCAACGACTCGGCGTCATGGCAGACGCTGACCGCGCAGGAGCAGCAGACGACCGTGCGAGTGTTCACCGGGCTCACGTTGCTCGATACGACGCAGGCCACCGTCGGCGCGGTGTCGATGATCGCCGATGCGGTCACGCCCCACGAGGAGGCGGTGCTGACCAACATCGCGTTCATGGAATCGGTCCACGCCAAGAGCTACAGTTCGATCTTTTCGACGCTGTGCTCCACCCGCCAGATCGACGACGCCTTCGACTGGTCCGAGCGCAATCCGCACCTGCAGCGCAAGGCACAGATCGTCGTCGACTATTACCGCGGGGACGACGCCCTCAAACGCAAGGCGGCGTCGGTCATGCTGGAATCGTTTCTGTTCTACTCCGGTTTCTACCTGCCGATGTACTGGTCCTCGCGCGGCAAGCTCACCAACACCGCCGACATCATCCGGCTGATCATCCGCGACGAAGCCGTGCACGGCTTCTACATCGGCTACAAGTGTCAGCGCGGACTCGCCGAGCTTTCGGAACCAGAGCGGTCCGGCCACCGCGAGTACACCTACGAGCTGTTGAATGCGTTGTACACCAACGAGATTGATTATGCCCACGATCTGTACGACGGCCTGGGCTGGACCGATGACGTGCTGCCCTACATGCGGTTCAACGCCAACAGGGCCCTGGCCAACCTCGGGTACGAACCGATGTTCGGGCCGTCGGACTGCCGGGTGAATCCGGCGGTGCTCTCGGCGCTCGATCCCGGCGCCGGCGAGAACCATGACTTCTTCTCCGGGTCGGGCAGCTCCTATGTCATCGGCTCCCACCAGGCCACCGAGGACGCGGACTGGGACTTCTGA
- a CDS encoding MMPL/RND family transporter has protein sequence MSEPGEVPPRVDQPLIPPFLPRMIHKLALPIVLVWLGIVFVTNTVAPQLEVVAKTHSVSMSPTDAASFQSMMKVGSTFKEFNSDNSAMILLEGDKPLGAEAHRYYDEIVRRVEQDKKHVQHVQDFWSDPLTAAGSQSHDQKAAYVQVYLAGNMGGGLANESAAAVRKIVDSVPAPPGIKAYVTGAGPLFADQSHAGEKGVAKVTLVTFLVIILMLLFVYRSAITMLIMLVMVFIELAAARGVVAVLGNYGIIGLSTFANNMLVLMAIAAGTDYAIFVVGRYHEARGLGESREKAFYTMFHSTAHVVLGSGLTIAGAMYCLSFCRLPYFQTLGVPCAVGMLVAVLAALTLGPAVLTVASFFKLMDPKRKLQTRGWRRMGTAVVRWPAPVLAVTIAVALVGLLALPGYKTDYDNRHFLPADTPANVGYAAADRHFDQARLNPELLMIETDHDLRNPADFLVLDKVAKAVFHIPGIGRVQTITRPLGTPLDHSTLGFQMGAQAAGRIQTQHYQEEQANNLLKQADELHKTMATLHEQMQVTQDLSNTTHETTRLTKETVQITERLRDDIANFDDFLRPIRSYFYWEKHCYDIPACWALRSVFNALDGIDQVAENIVNLSANLDKLDRIQPKLVALIPPQIESQQRNLDTIMSNYAITQGLNEQAKAQADNATAQGDAFDKAKNDDTFYLPPEAFKSPDFARGLKQFISPNGHAVRLIISHEGDPATPEGINHIEPIKQAVHEAIKGTPWEGAKVYLGGTAATYKDMHDGSDIDLIIAGIAAATLIFVIMLVITRSVVAAVVIVGTVLLSLGASFGLSVLLWQYILGLKLHWMVLAMAVILLLAVGSDYNLLLISRFKEEIHAGLKTGTIRAMAGSGSVVTSAGLVFAATMATFMFSPLLVMAQVGTTIALGLLFDTLIVRSFMTPSLATLLGRWFWWPQHVRPRPASTMLRPYGPRPAVRELILNDVEEHPPGGLVQPR, from the coding sequence ATGAGCGAGCCGGGCGAGGTTCCGCCGCGCGTCGATCAGCCGCTGATCCCGCCGTTCCTGCCGCGGATGATCCACAAGCTGGCCCTGCCGATCGTCCTGGTGTGGTTGGGCATCGTGTTCGTCACCAACACCGTGGCCCCGCAGCTGGAGGTCGTCGCCAAAACCCACTCGGTGTCGATGAGTCCGACCGACGCGGCGTCATTCCAGTCGATGATGAAGGTCGGGTCGACGTTCAAAGAGTTCAACTCCGACAACTCGGCCATGATCCTGCTGGAGGGCGACAAGCCACTCGGGGCCGAAGCGCACCGCTACTACGACGAGATCGTCAGGCGCGTCGAGCAAGACAAGAAACACGTCCAGCACGTCCAGGATTTCTGGAGCGATCCGCTCACGGCGGCGGGTTCCCAGAGCCACGACCAAAAGGCCGCGTACGTCCAGGTTTACCTCGCCGGCAACATGGGCGGCGGCCTGGCGAACGAGTCCGCCGCGGCCGTCCGCAAGATCGTGGACTCGGTACCCGCGCCGCCGGGAATCAAGGCATACGTCACCGGCGCGGGTCCGCTGTTCGCCGATCAATCCCACGCGGGTGAGAAGGGCGTAGCGAAGGTCACGCTCGTCACGTTCTTGGTGATCATCTTGATGCTGCTATTCGTCTATCGGTCGGCGATCACCATGCTGATCATGCTCGTCATGGTGTTCATCGAACTGGCGGCGGCCCGTGGCGTCGTCGCGGTCCTGGGAAACTACGGGATCATCGGGCTTTCCACCTTCGCCAACAACATGCTGGTGCTGATGGCGATCGCCGCCGGGACCGACTACGCGATCTTCGTGGTCGGCCGCTACCACGAGGCCCGTGGTCTGGGCGAGTCGCGCGAAAAAGCGTTCTACACCATGTTCCACAGCACCGCGCATGTCGTGCTCGGGTCGGGATTGACCATCGCCGGCGCGATGTACTGCCTGAGCTTCTGCCGGCTGCCGTACTTCCAGACGCTGGGCGTGCCGTGCGCGGTCGGCATGCTGGTGGCGGTTCTCGCGGCGTTGACGCTGGGCCCGGCGGTGTTGACGGTGGCGTCGTTCTTCAAGCTCATGGACCCGAAGCGCAAGCTGCAGACCCGGGGCTGGCGTCGCATGGGCACCGCGGTGGTCCGCTGGCCCGCACCCGTTCTCGCGGTGACCATCGCGGTCGCGTTGGTCGGTCTGCTCGCCCTGCCCGGTTACAAGACGGACTACGACAACCGCCACTTCCTGCCGGCGGACACCCCGGCCAATGTCGGTTATGCCGCCGCGGATCGGCACTTCGACCAGGCTCGGCTCAATCCCGAGCTGTTGATGATCGAGACCGATCACGACCTGCGTAACCCGGCCGACTTCCTGGTCCTGGACAAGGTCGCCAAGGCGGTCTTCCACATCCCGGGTATCGGCCGCGTGCAGACCATCACCCGGCCGTTGGGCACGCCGCTCGACCACAGCACCCTCGGGTTTCAGATGGGCGCGCAAGCCGCGGGGCGGATCCAGACCCAGCACTACCAAGAGGAGCAGGCGAACAATCTGCTCAAGCAGGCCGACGAGCTGCACAAGACGATGGCAACGCTGCACGAGCAGATGCAGGTGACCCAGGATCTGAGCAACACCACGCACGAAACCACCAGGCTCACCAAGGAAACCGTGCAGATCACCGAGAGGTTGCGCGACGACATCGCCAACTTCGACGACTTCCTCCGGCCGATCCGCAGCTACTTCTACTGGGAGAAGCACTGCTACGACATCCCGGCCTGCTGGGCACTCCGGTCGGTCTTCAACGCGCTCGACGGCATCGACCAGGTGGCCGAGAACATCGTGAACCTGAGCGCGAACCTGGACAAGCTGGATCGGATCCAGCCCAAGCTGGTGGCGCTGATCCCCCCGCAGATCGAGAGCCAGCAGCGCAACCTCGACACCATCATGTCGAATTACGCGATCACACAGGGACTTAACGAACAGGCGAAAGCGCAGGCCGACAACGCCACCGCGCAGGGCGATGCCTTCGACAAGGCGAAGAACGACGACACGTTCTACCTTCCGCCGGAGGCGTTCAAGAGCCCGGATTTCGCGCGGGGTCTCAAGCAGTTCATATCGCCGAACGGGCACGCCGTCCGGCTGATCATTTCCCACGAAGGCGACCCGGCGACCCCCGAAGGCATCAACCACATCGAGCCGATCAAGCAGGCCGTGCACGAGGCGATCAAGGGCACCCCCTGGGAGGGCGCCAAGGTCTACCTCGGCGGCACCGCGGCGACGTACAAGGACATGCACGACGGCTCCGACATCGACCTGATCATCGCCGGAATCGCCGCGGCCACTTTGATTTTCGTCATCATGCTGGTGATCACCCGAAGCGTCGTGGCGGCCGTCGTGATCGTCGGCACGGTGTTGCTGTCGCTGGGCGCCTCGTTCGGACTCTCCGTGCTCTTATGGCAGTACATCCTGGGTTTGAAGTTGCACTGGATGGTGCTGGCGATGGCGGTCATCCTGCTGCTGGCGGTCGGCTCGGACTACAACCTGCTGCTGATATCGCGGTTCAAAGAGGAAATCCACGCCGGGCTCAAGACCGGGACGATCCGCGCGATGGCCGGTTCGGGCTCGGTGGTCACCTCCGCCGGTCTGGTGTTCGCCGCGACGATGGCCACGTTCATGTTCAGCCCGCTGCTGGTGATGGCCCAGGTGGGTACGACGATCGCGCTGGGTCTGCTGTTCGACACCTTGATCGTGCGGTCGTTCATGACACCGTCGCTGGCCACCTTGCTCGGGCGTTGGTTCTGGTGGCCGCAGCACGTGCGGCCACGGCCGGCCAGCACCATGCTGCGACCGTACGGACCGCGTCCCGCGGTGCGCGAGCTGATCCTCAACGACGTCGAGGAGCACCCGCCGGGCGGATTGGTACAGCCGCGCTGA